ACGGTCCCGCAGTGCCTTGTCGCCCGCAGCAAGCGCCTTGCGAAACAGCGGTATCGGTTTCTTTGTGGCCGCCAGCGCCAGATCGAAGCTGGCTTCAGCGAATATCGGATGATCGACCGTGGCGACTGTGGGATCGGGCAGTTGCGCGGTCATGGCGGGCGTGGAGCGGTAGCGCTCAGTTACTCAGCGTGAGGATTTCGTGGCCGTCATCGGTGACCAGAATCGTATGCTCCCATTGTGCTGAGAGGCTGCGGTCCTTGGTCACCACGGTCCAGCCGTCGGGCAGTACCTTCACGTGGCGTTTGCCACTGTTGATCATGGGTTCTATTGTGAACGTCATTCCCGGCTCCAGCACCAGTCCGGTTCCCGCCTGTCCGTAGTGGAGCACTTGCGGCTCCTCGTGAAAGGCGCGACCGATCCCGTGGCCGCAATACTCCCTTACTACCGAGCAGTGCTGCGTCTCGGCGTGGCGCTGGATCGCCGCCCCGATATCTCCCAGCCGGACGCCCGGTCGCACCATTTCAATGCCCAAATTGAGGCACTCCCGGGCGATACGCACAACGCGCTTTGCCAGAATCGATGCCTCTCCAACGATGAACATACGGCTGGTATCGCCATGGAATCCATCCTTGATGACCGTGATATCGACATTGATAATGTCGCCCTTTTTCAGCTCTCGCGGCCCTGGTATCCCGTGGCATACCTGATGATTCACCGAGGTGCAGATCGATTTCGGAAATCCATGATAGTTAAGGGGTGCCGGAACAACCCGCTGTACGTCGACCATATAGTCGTGGCAGATCTGGTCCAGCGCCTCGGTGGTTACACCGGGCTCGATATACGGACCAATCATGTCAAGAACCTGAGCGGCGAGCCGCCCTGCGGCACGCATTTTCCCAATTTCTTCAGGGGTTTTAATGGTAACGCTCATGCGGTTCAGAACGATCGGTGGGCCGGGATCGAGCTATGGTAGCAGTCCCCGGTATGGCGGGCCATTGGCCGTTTAGGCCGGGGTATGGTATAAAGCGCGCGCTGCGACGATCCCCCGCGCGGGGTAGCGGCACTAAACCCACACACACGTCGACACATGCGGCGGGGTGCCTGAGCCTCAGGGCTTCAGGTCGGCGCATGGGACGTGTGGAGGCCTAACCCCATACAATTTGGAGTATTACCATGGCAACTGTGTCTATGCGCCAGATGCTGGAAGCTGGCGTGCATTTCGGTCACCAGACCCGTTACTGGAACCCCAAGATGGCACCTTTCATCTTTGGGGAACGCAATAAAATCCATATTCTGAATCTGGAAAAAACACTCCCGCTGTACAAGGAAGCGACTAACTTTATCAGCAAGGTCGTTTCGCAGCGCGGATCGGTGCTTTTCGTCGGCACCAAACGTGCTGCCCGCGAGATCATGGCCGAGCAGGCCAAGCGTTGCGAGATGCCCTATGTAAATCAACGCTGGCTGGGCGGCATGCTCACCAATTTCAAGACCATCAAACAGTCGATCAAACGGCTCAAAGACCTTGAAGCCATGGAGCAGAGCGGAGCCATCGAACGCTTCAATAAAAAGGAGCAACTGGGGCTGCGCCGCGAGATGCAGAAACTTGAAAGCAGTCTGGGAGGCATCAAAGATATGCCGAGCCTGCCCGATGTGCTCTTCATCGTCGACGTGGGTCACGAAGACATTGCTGTCAAAGAGGCTGCGAAACTGGGTATTCCGGTAGTGGGCGTGGTCGATTCCAACAATCCTCCCGACGGCGTCGACTACATTATCCCTGGCAATGACGATTCGATGCGTGCCATTGAACTGTATGTGAAGGGGATCGCTGATTCGGTGATCGAAGGTCGTTTGAGCATGACCCAAGTGGGCGGAGCCGCGGACGAATTCATCGAACTCGACGAAGAGGGCAATATCGCAGGCCACGCGGACACCAAACCCCGCAAATCGGCCGAAACCGCGGAACCCAAAAAGCCCGTCACCAAGAAAAAGGCGGTGATTAAGAAAAAGGCCGCCCCCGCCAAGAAGGCGGAGGAAAGCACCGAAGAACCTGCCCAATCGGCTGACGAGTCGTAAGTCAAGTCTATGGACGGCGGGAGCACACTGCCTGATAAGGTGCGGGTGCCCCGCCGTTGTTTTTCCAGGAGTGACTAATGTATTTCCCGTACGAGGA
This portion of the Pseudomonadota bacterium genome encodes:
- the map gene encoding type I methionyl aminopeptidase — translated: MSVTIKTPEEIGKMRAAGRLAAQVLDMIGPYIEPGVTTEALDQICHDYMVDVQRVVPAPLNYHGFPKSICTSVNHQVCHGIPGPRELKKGDIINVDITVIKDGFHGDTSRMFIVGEASILAKRVVRIARECLNLGIEMVRPGVRLGDIGAAIQRHAETQHCSVVREYCGHGIGRAFHEEPQVLHYGQAGTGLVLEPGMTFTIEPMINSGKRHVKVLPDGWTVVTKDRSLSAQWEHTILVTDDGHEILTLSN
- the rpsB gene encoding 30S ribosomal protein S2, coding for MATVSMRQMLEAGVHFGHQTRYWNPKMAPFIFGERNKIHILNLEKTLPLYKEATNFISKVVSQRGSVLFVGTKRAAREIMAEQAKRCEMPYVNQRWLGGMLTNFKTIKQSIKRLKDLEAMEQSGAIERFNKKEQLGLRREMQKLESSLGGIKDMPSLPDVLFIVDVGHEDIAVKEAAKLGIPVVGVVDSNNPPDGVDYIIPGNDDSMRAIELYVKGIADSVIEGRLSMTQVGGAADEFIELDEEGNIAGHADTKPRKSAETAEPKKPVTKKKAVIKKKAAPAKKAEESTEEPAQSADES